The proteins below are encoded in one region of Vicingaceae bacterium:
- a CDS encoding metal-dependent hydrolase, which translates to MKYFSADQIYTCGPEGVINDGVIVCEDDGTIVDILHSPPINKNCLKVKGIIMPGMINSHCHLELSYLKEQIPTNTGLTGFIEKIQSIRTNYDRQHIAACAQEYDYHMQQEGIVACLDIVNDDFTLEVKKNSRIFYFNLIEVFGLNENYLNQIITKAKKIYDLFRHSQQAVITLHAPYSVSASLLEWYLTTESEFLSIHMQECAEENQWFENGTGRFKDLFEQWKVKQSFTMPTGESSMQSLLRVLPEKIKTRLWVHNTYTKPGDIDRAMKLPVENYWCFCPSANLYIEGILPDVTIFPQDRCVVGTDSLASNNELSIWKEIKLLDKHFPQFGLEHWLKCATITPARMIGKETILGSIEPGKRPGLVNITDPVKESCRPVRLI; encoded by the coding sequence ATGAAATATTTTTCGGCAGATCAAATATACACCTGCGGACCCGAAGGGGTCATTAACGATGGGGTGATTGTTTGTGAAGATGATGGCACCATTGTAGATATTTTGCATTCTCCACCTATAAATAAAAATTGTTTGAAAGTCAAAGGCATTATCATGCCGGGTATGATAAATTCCCATTGTCATTTGGAATTATCCTACTTGAAAGAACAAATTCCTACAAATACCGGTCTTACGGGTTTTATTGAAAAAATTCAAAGTATTAGAACCAACTATGACCGTCAACACATTGCTGCCTGCGCCCAAGAATACGATTATCACATGCAACAAGAAGGAATAGTGGCTTGTTTGGATATTGTCAACGATGATTTTACTCTGGAAGTAAAAAAAAACAGCCGGATTTTTTATTTTAATTTGATAGAAGTATTTGGTCTGAATGAAAATTACCTGAATCAAATTATTACAAAAGCAAAAAAAATTTATGACTTATTCCGGCACTCACAACAAGCCGTTATTACCTTGCATGCACCGTATTCTGTTTCTGCATCATTGTTGGAATGGTATCTTACCACAGAATCGGAATTTTTAAGTATTCACATGCAAGAATGCGCTGAAGAGAACCAATGGTTTGAAAATGGTACGGGGCGTTTTAAGGATCTTTTTGAACAATGGAAAGTTAAACAATCATTTACCATGCCAACAGGAGAATCTTCCATGCAATCATTATTGCGTGTTTTGCCGGAAAAAATTAAAACACGCCTTTGGGTTCACAACACCTATACAAAACCCGGAGATATTGACCGTGCTATGAAGTTACCTGTTGAGAATTATTGGTGCTTTTGTCCTTCGGCCAATTTGTATATTGAAGGGATTTTACCCGATGTCACTATTTTCCCTCAGGACAGATGTGTTGTCGGAACAGACAGCTTGGCCTCTAATAACGAATTATCCATATGGAAAGAAATTAAATTGTTGGACAAACATTTTCCCCAATTTGGGTTGGAACACTGGTTGAAATGTGCAACCATAACACCAGCTCGAATGATCGGTAAGGAAACCATATTAGGCAGTATAGAACCCGGAAAGCGACCCGGCTTGGTAAACATCACCGATCCCGTTAAAGAAAGTTGTCGCCCTGTCCGGTTGATATAA
- a CDS encoding permease, whose protein sequence is MNRAGLKDYLFLHFIIFIWGFTAILGKLISLQAIDLVWFRLIFAMSGLVFLMWWKKIPFPKKLPLKLLWVGVIIALHWLTFFGSIKISNASVALVAISTAPVFSALMEPFFYKRKNIGIHELIVSLLSILGMALIFFDGLMYWQGMLLGVTSAFLAALFTHINAQQVSKMNALVISLTELTGAWFFLTILLSAGFFTKSYHLQIPKSMDWFYLMLLGWICTSFAFSASVEIMKKISPFTVTLSVNLEPVYGIVLAMLIFGEDEKMNLNFYAGAFILIFSVFFYTYLKYKSATKIAGI, encoded by the coding sequence ATGAATAGAGCAGGACTGAAAGATTATTTGTTTCTACATTTCATTATTTTTATTTGGGGTTTTACGGCTATCCTTGGCAAATTGATCAGTTTACAAGCCATTGATTTAGTTTGGTTCCGCTTGATTTTTGCAATGAGTGGTTTGGTGTTTTTGATGTGGTGGAAAAAAATTCCTTTTCCAAAAAAATTGCCATTAAAACTTTTATGGGTGGGCGTTATCATTGCCCTGCATTGGCTGACTTTTTTTGGCAGCATAAAGATTTCCAATGCTTCGGTGGCTTTAGTTGCAATTTCTACTGCACCGGTATTCTCAGCCCTGATGGAACCTTTTTTTTACAAACGTAAAAACATTGGCATACACGAATTGATTGTCTCGCTTCTGTCTATACTGGGAATGGCTTTGATATTTTTCGACGGCTTGATGTATTGGCAAGGAATGCTGTTGGGTGTTACAAGTGCATTTTTGGCTGCTCTGTTTACTCATATCAATGCTCAACAAGTCAGCAAAATGAATGCGCTTGTAATTAGTTTGACAGAGTTGACGGGAGCATGGTTTTTTTTAACTATTTTGTTGTCTGCAGGTTTTTTCACAAAAAGCTATCATTTGCAGATTCCGAAATCAATGGACTGGTTTTATTTGATGCTGCTTGGATGGATCTGCACCTCATTTGCTTTTTCGGCATCGGTTGAAATCATGAAAAAAATCAGCCCGTTTACTGTCACTTTATCGGTGAATCTTGAACCGGTTTATGGAATTGTGCTTGCCATGTTGATATTTGGAGAAGATGAAAAGATGAATCTCAATTTTTACGCCGGGGCTTTCATCTTGATATTCTCCGTATTCTTCTACACTTATTTGAAATATAAATCTGCAACAAAAATTGCGGGGATATGA
- the suhB gene encoding inositol monophosphatase: MKKDDLQKILPACIEAVKKAGHYIKTQRISLSDVDEKEKNSLVSYVDRQAEEILADALNKILPDAGFLTEEKTVTQSTQTNLRWIIDPLDGTTNFVYGIPFFCVSVALEAAGKILLGIIYEPVRDECFYSYDGSHAYLNGKEISVRSSGKWHESVIVTGFPYNLHGIEEQYFSVFKEVTLQTRAMRRLGSAALDLAYVASGRMHAFYEARLNAWDIAAGGLIVKNAGGVVCDFSGNDHWLEGNIVAGNEQVVHALIEILKKNEF; this comes from the coding sequence ATGAAAAAAGACGATTTGCAAAAAATCTTGCCCGCATGTATTGAAGCCGTAAAAAAAGCCGGCCATTACATCAAAACACAACGCATATCCCTAAGTGATGTTGACGAAAAAGAAAAAAACAGTTTGGTAAGCTATGTCGATCGTCAGGCCGAAGAAATTTTGGCAGATGCGCTGAACAAAATTTTACCGGATGCAGGATTTTTAACAGAAGAAAAAACTGTAACACAGAGTACTCAGACCAATCTAAGATGGATTATTGATCCACTTGACGGCACAACCAATTTCGTTTATGGAATTCCATTTTTTTGTGTCAGCGTTGCTTTAGAAGCAGCCGGCAAAATTCTTTTAGGTATAATATATGAACCTGTTAGAGACGAATGCTTTTATAGTTATGACGGTTCTCATGCATATCTAAATGGCAAAGAGATATCCGTAAGAAGTTCCGGCAAATGGCACGAATCGGTCATCGTTACCGGATTTCCATACAACCTGCATGGTATTGAAGAACAATATTTTTCTGTTTTTAAAGAAGTGACCTTGCAAACCCGCGCCATGAGACGTCTTGGATCAGCTGCGCTTGACCTGGCTTATGTTGCCTCCGGAAGAATGCATGCTTTTTATGAAGCAAGATTGAATGCATGGGACATTGCCGCCGGTGGTTTGATTGTAAAAAATGCCGGTGGAGTGGTTTGTGATTTTTCAGGCAACGACCATTGGTTGGAAGGAAATATTGTGGCCGGAAATGAACAAGTAGTACATGCTTTAATTGAAATTCTCAAGAAAAACGAATTTTAA
- a CDS encoding MBL fold hydrolase produces the protein MLNLKSFVFNPFQENTYILHDETKAWIIDPGMYLGHEKTELNQYIRKHHLHVEKILLTHAHIDHILGLDFLCREWNLLPYMHHLEEINYYSVEQVASLYGIPNVFPGPEKYFPLNESATLNFNNIEIEVRFVPGHSPGHVAFIIHELKMVISGDVIFYESIGRTDLPGGNFEQLEQSIKTQLYVLSDDYTIYPGHGHSTTIGHEKKHNPFVRP, from the coding sequence ATGTTAAACCTGAAATCTTTTGTATTTAATCCCTTTCAAGAAAATACGTATATTTTACACGATGAAACCAAAGCTTGGATTATAGATCCGGGCATGTATCTCGGACATGAAAAAACCGAGCTTAATCAATATATTCGAAAACACCATTTGCATGTAGAAAAAATTTTATTGACGCATGCTCATATTGATCATATACTTGGGCTTGATTTTTTATGCCGGGAATGGAATTTGCTCCCTTACATGCATCATCTGGAGGAAATAAATTATTATTCTGTTGAGCAGGTGGCTTCTTTGTATGGCATACCAAATGTATTCCCCGGACCGGAAAAATATTTTCCATTGAACGAATCCGCCACATTGAACTTCAACAACATTGAGATAGAAGTTCGATTTGTGCCCGGCCATTCGCCCGGGCATGTTGCATTTATCATTCATGAACTGAAAATGGTCATTTCCGGAGATGTGATTTTCTATGAAAGCATCGGAAGGACTGATCTCCCGGGAGGAAATTTTGAACAATTGGAACAAAGTATAAAAACACAACTGTATGTATTGTCGGATGATTACACAATTTATCCCGGACATGGTCATTCCACAACTATAGGCCACGAAAAAAAACACAATCCGTTTGTCAGACCCTAA
- a CDS encoding TetR family transcriptional regulator: MGSSKKDKILSKSLELFHQLGIRSLNMDDIARKLGISKKTLYQHFSNKDDLVKQAIERECFHDRQIMEEIKKNSRDAIDEVVKSAKYVMQKLIKIHPSVHFDLEKYYGESYQMIQQLHKEYYLKKLNENALRGKKEGFYRKDFNEEIVNRFFLLRIDAFIDASIFPLEKLNFSEIFVELLRYHIYGIATDQGKIKFEEYMKKEE; this comes from the coding sequence ATGGGTTCATCAAAAAAAGACAAAATACTTTCGAAATCATTGGAGTTATTTCACCAATTAGGAATCAGAAGTTTAAACATGGATGATATTGCCCGCAAATTAGGGATATCGAAAAAAACTTTATACCAACACTTCTCAAACAAAGACGATTTGGTGAAACAAGCAATTGAAAGAGAATGTTTTCATGACCGGCAAATCATGGAGGAAATAAAAAAGAACAGCCGGGATGCCATTGATGAAGTTGTTAAAAGTGCCAAATATGTCATGCAAAAATTGATAAAGATACACCCTTCTGTTCACTTTGATTTGGAGAAATATTACGGTGAATCTTATCAAATGATACAACAATTACACAAAGAATATTATTTGAAAAAATTGAACGAAAATGCATTGCGAGGCAAAAAAGAGGGCTTCTATCGCAAAGATTTCAACGAAGAAATAGTCAACAGGTTTTTTCTTTTGAGAATTGATGCATTTATTGACGCAAGCATTTTCCCTTTAGAAAAATTAAACTTTTCAGAAATTTTTGTTGAATTACTCAGATACCATATTTATGGAATAGCAACCGATCAGGGAAAAATTAAGTTTGAGGAATATATGAAAAAAGAAGAATAA